The Nonlabens spongiae genome contains a region encoding:
- a CDS encoding SPFH domain-containing protein — MGGYLIVPVLLVLGFFLLLGTFFTVKQQTAAVVERFGKFTSMRHSGLQLKIPLIDRVAGRINLKIQQLDVVVETKTKDDVFVRLKVSVQFEVIRSKVYDAFYRLQNPHDQITSYVFDVVRAEVPKMKLDYVFEKKDDIAIAVKRELNEAMLDYGYDIIKTLVTDIDPDVQVKAAMNRINASEREKTAAEYEAEAERIKIVAKARAEAESKRLQGQGIADQRREIARGLEESVDVLNNVGINSQEASALIVVTQHYDTLQSLGEETSSNLILLPNSPQAGSDMLNNMIASFTASAQIGEEMKRARAEKEKKERPRKRIDTSRIDLEESEDTEDFDA; from the coding sequence ATGGGAGGATATTTAATAGTTCCAGTATTGTTGGTTCTAGGCTTCTTTTTATTGTTAGGAACCTTTTTCACCGTCAAACAACAAACGGCTGCGGTGGTGGAGCGTTTCGGTAAATTTACGAGTATGCGACACTCGGGCCTGCAGCTCAAGATTCCTTTAATAGATCGAGTTGCTGGGAGAATCAACCTTAAAATCCAACAGCTCGATGTGGTTGTTGAAACTAAGACTAAGGATGATGTATTTGTTCGTCTGAAAGTTTCTGTTCAGTTTGAGGTAATCAGATCAAAGGTGTATGATGCCTTTTACCGACTTCAAAATCCGCATGATCAGATCACGTCTTATGTTTTTGATGTGGTACGTGCAGAGGTCCCTAAAATGAAGCTTGATTATGTTTTTGAGAAAAAAGATGACATCGCTATCGCTGTAAAGCGTGAACTTAACGAAGCCATGCTGGATTACGGTTACGATATCATTAAAACGCTTGTAACAGACATTGATCCTGATGTACAGGTAAAGGCAGCGATGAACCGTATTAACGCCTCAGAACGCGAAAAAACCGCTGCAGAATACGAAGCTGAAGCAGAAAGGATCAAAATCGTTGCAAAAGCACGCGCTGAGGCAGAATCAAAAAGACTTCAAGGTCAAGGTATCGCTGATCAACGTCGTGAGATTGCAAGAGGTCTAGAAGAGTCAGTGGACGTATTGAATAATGTGGGGATCAACTCTCAAGAAGCAAGTGCTCTTATTGTGGTAACCCAACATTATGACACTCTACAATCTCTAGGTGAAGAAACAAGTTCTAATTTGATTCTACTACCTAACAGTCCACAGGCCGGTAGTGATATGCTCAACAACATGATTGCAAGCTTTACCGCTAGTGCTCAAATAGGTGAAGAAATGAAGCGCGCAAGAGCTGAAAAAGAGAAAAAGGAACGCCCCAGAAAACGGATCGATACCTCAAGAATTGATCTAGAAGAAAGCGAGGATACCGAAGATTTTGACGCATAG
- a CDS encoding DUF6327 family protein, which yields MRTYSNFEEVERDLKYLKLQQEVHKETMKLNLNEVKESLSPISIVTNIIGSIAKKAVILKAVNKMVGLKGGK from the coding sequence ATGAGGACTTATAGTAATTTTGAAGAGGTAGAGAGAGATCTTAAATACTTAAAACTTCAGCAAGAGGTTCATAAGGAGACCATGAAGCTCAATTTGAATGAAGTTAAGGAGAGTTTGAGCCCTATTTCTATTGTTACCAACATTATAGGTTCTATCGCTAAAAAGGCAGTTATTCTAAAGGCTGTAAATAAAATGGTGGGTTTAAAAGGAGGAAAATAA
- a CDS encoding phage holin family protein — protein MGKSITENFTEFTNATQDYIESTINYHKLDLYKKGTKGAVSISYNLVLAFFLLIALLFLSVAGSIVIGEAIGSLAGGYAIVGGFYIIVTIVLAFTLKSKLETLILRKTSKQFFNNNEDLTVTQYEDL, from the coding sequence TTGGGAAAAAGTATTACTGAAAATTTTACCGAATTTACAAATGCCACTCAAGACTACATTGAGTCTACCATTAACTACCATAAACTAGATCTTTATAAAAAGGGTACAAAAGGAGCTGTATCGATAAGCTACAACCTCGTTTTGGCCTTTTTTTTATTGATCGCCTTACTTTTCTTAAGTGTTGCTGGCAGTATTGTTATAGGAGAAGCTATAGGAAGTCTTGCAGGTGGATATGCAATAGTAGGTGGTTTCTATATCATCGTAACCATCGTATTAGCGTTTACGCTTAAGAGCAAACTAGAAACGCTTATTTTAAGAAAAACGAGTAAACAATTCTTCAATAATAATGAAGATTTAACCGTAACCCAGTATGAGGACTTATAG
- a CDS encoding YtxH domain-containing protein → MSKSSNAIVALAAGAAIGAAFGLLYAPESGEKTRKKIKKQAKKAQRDIDAQARKTYADVSERVNQFSNTAKHKATDWKGTVSERIESALSSASYKADDAIVALEEKLEQLREQNAKLQKPKSVKDAAQTTSASVNV, encoded by the coding sequence ATGTCTAAATCATCAAATGCTATAGTAGCGCTTGCGGCAGGAGCTGCAATAGGAGCTGCATTTGGTCTTCTTTACGCACCAGAAAGTGGGGAAAAGACCAGAAAAAAAATTAAGAAACAAGCTAAAAAAGCTCAGAGAGATATCGATGCCCAGGCTCGTAAAACCTACGCTGATGTATCAGAAAGGGTTAATCAGTTTTCCAATACTGCTAAGCACAAGGCGACAGACTGGAAAGGAACGGTAAGTGAGCGCATTGAGTCAGCACTTTCAAGCGCAAGCTACAAAGCTGACGACGCTATCGTCGCTCTTGAAGAAAAATTAGAGCAATTGCGTGAGCAAAATGCAAAATTACAGAAACCAAAATCAGTTAAGGATGCTGCTCAAACAACATCTGCATCTGTAAACGTATAA